AGAAACCAAGCAAGAGAGCGTTCTTGGCTTGCGTAGCGGGCTCTTGGCGAAGGCATTTTTCATAGCGGTCGATGAAATGCTGCTCAGGCACCCGAGAGAAAGCGCAGCAAAACCCACGCATCGGCGACCAGCACATACAGGCTGGCAGCACGAAACAAATCTTGCGGAGGGTCACAGGGAACGAGGACAGAGACGTGTTCTCCAGCCTGCTCAAAACGCGACTGCGGAGGGAAAGCGAAACGTAGCGAGTTGGACGGTTTCGTGTCTCCTCCACGGAAGCGAGCACAGGCAGAATAATATCAGTTGGCATTTCCCAATCGGGCTCAGAACACGGTGCAAGCGTGCAGTCGTTGTAGGCCCCTTTTGCCTAGGCGAAATAGTCCTGTTGACGCCTGGACGCATGCTGCCGAGTCTTCGCCAGGCAAACCCATCGAGACCGCTGTGGTGGCTGCGTGCTGAGCACGAATCCAAGACTCTGTCGCAGACGGCTAGTTGATGTGTTCCTCTTTTAAGACGCACCACTGCAGGTCACTCCGAGTTGTCGCCGAACCGTCTACGACCAACTCAGCATGGGAATCTGTGGATTCGGAATGAAGAAACCGGTGATcgagcaggcgcctctcgaACCGAGTCGCGCGCCTAGGTAAGACTTTCTTTACCAACTAGCCGCCTCGAAATAAGCTAGTAAATAGAGAGTCCTCCACCGAAGCGCCTATGTGGATGCGCACCTGGCTCTGCCCACGCCTACCTGCTCCAGGCCAAAAGCCGAGACTACGCGGATGCCGCCCACAGCCTCGATAAGGACCTGTTCGGGGcagtcctcctcctcgtcatGCGGTTGTTTCTTTCCCTTTTGTGTCGGGTGATCTGCACAGGGGAGTCGAATGAACGCAGTGAATCAGAAATGTGCCGCGTGTAGAGGAGcatcctctcgctcgctgtcgaGGAAGCAAGCGACGTGCTTGCAACTGAAACGCAGCTTTCAGAACGCCGGCTCACACCTCGAGAGGCAGACCCGTGCCGACGCTCGCACGCGGCTGTCCGAGATAGAGAACGCAACAAAGCGCCTGAACTCATTGGAAGCCCAGCATGAAGTGACGTGATGCTGATTCGCCTCTTCGATTTTGAATATCCCATTCCGGCGCGCACTCAAAAACCTCATCGGCAATAGGTTTTTTCTCACTGTGGGTGTGCATGAACGTTTGCTGCATCATGCTCGCCGGCCCCAGAACGAACAGACAGCAGAGGATGACAAGCGCCAGCTTCCAGTTGCTTGTGAAGGCGATGATGCATCCTGAACACATGCGCACGAGAACCAGAAACGGTCAGAGCAATTGAATGGACTTCCATGCCGCGGTGAGTCCCCCGCAACCCTGGAACTACATGCGACAGTGTCAAAACTGGGTTTGCCGGGAGATGCCAGGAAATCCACCcagccgcacacacacacacgtatctatacatgtatattttatatatttttttatatttgtatatatatatatatacatacattgACGTGAGAGTCTTGTCCTTGGGAGACGCGCTCAGGGATGATAGAACTACAAATATCTATGATCGTAATCGCATCCGCAACGCGCGTCAGCACAGTGTTTGACCGGCTGCCATGCGTCAAAGCCGAAGGATACCACATATAGTGTCGACAGTCATCCCTACGGCTAGCCAGGTGGCACGCAACCAGCATGCAGGGCTCCAGGGAGCACCTCAGCGTAAGGCTGAATAAATTCGTCACCTATATTTCCATGGAATCTCCAAATCTACACTAGCGAATAGAAACGAGATCGTGGAGCCCTGAGTGACTTTCGTGTTTACCGGCGACAATTGCTGCGAGAGATGCAGCCAGAGCCATAGGATTTCCGCAGCTTCCGGTCTTGACGACGAGCACATCCGAAGACAAAATCGACATCAGAGCTcctgaaaaagaaaaaatgCGGCAACGCAGACGTGAGTTTGAACGTGAACCAGCTTTCGCTTCTGTGTCGTTTTGCTGACCAAATACGTCTCATAGGGGTTGAGACGTGGCTGCAGTGCACCACGAGGGTAGCCAGGTGCAAGTGCCACAATAGACAACCATGGCGTCCCTCTAAAGGCTTTTGGCATGCATTCGTCTACCAGTAAAGACGGACATCTATAGAATACGTTTGGTTCATGCTCAAAGGCTGTGCGAAAATGCGTCCTCAACCCTCGTATCATCTGACAAGCCAATGTTGACGACGGGTTTCGGTTAAAAAACAGACATTCCACAGTGGGAAGCGTGCTTGTCACTTTCTCTGTTTGGTACTGTGCTGTTTTCTGGCTTACCGACGTTGTTCTTGCTGTTGTCAAAGAAAGCGATATCCTGGTGCATCGTCTGCGTAAACGCCTTGGCGCGGAGTTCAGACGTCACCTTCGAGCCCATGTACTCGATCCCGAGGAATTTGAGCCACTCGACGATGAGAACGCTGCAGGCCAGCCCTACAAAGGCCAAACTCCACTTGTTCGCCTGAAAAGAGCAAATCGCAAAACAACGAGACTAGCAAGGAGCCTACTGCCCACAGTCATTCTCGCCTCGATATCCTTTCAACTGCACCACACCAAGCATGGCCTGAGGGATGCCTCGGCGTCTACTCTTCTCTCGCAGTTTCGGCGCCAGCTGCTGGTATAACTTTCCGAAATGCATCCGCAGGTTTGCGACTGTACACGCATTTGCCGTTGCAGCGCAGTCTCCCATGTACGTTACAGTGCCGCCACGCAACTTCCCGTATCGTAATTATCGTTCTACGAGTTTGCCTGCAGCACGAAGCTTCTGGGTGTGCCTCATAGCCGATCAGCATGGACTAATTTTGTCTCATAGAGACGCTGGCCGCCGCCTTTCGTGTTCTTGTTTACTTCGCTCTCGATCTCATCCGGGTCCGATTTAAAAAACAGGGCGATAAACCGGGAAAAGATGACAGAGTAGACCGGGAAAACAACGCTGGAAAAACCCACACAGACACGGGAAGGCACACGTCAAATTGCTTGAAAAGCTCGGAGATCCCGCCGCTTCaccgcgccagcgaagcaCCTCCCTGTGTTCCTACGACCCGCCAGACGAGTTCTACAGACAGCGTAAGGCTCGCAACTCGGGGTCAGGATGCTACTACACACGCCGCAAAGCGACTAGGCCAGGTCTTGTTCTTTCGCGGAACAAACGGCATCTCTATTTAGACAAGAGAGACACGAACTAAATGTGAGCATGTGTGACGCCGCCCGTAGAGGAAACGTGCACGTGCAAGatggctgcgcggcgaaaaCGCCCAGGCGGGGCGCTGCGTGAATGACTCATACACCCGCAACAAGCACGTAACGGGTAGCATACAACTGCATCGATGCCAGAGGACTTTTTCCCTAGTACGAGGGGTCCTACCCTGAGGCACATGCAGCAACCAGAGTgaggagaaagaaaggcCAGTGCTTgagcgcgaggccgaagatGCGAGTCATGCGgatgcgaggcgcgggctcCTCTTCTCCATCTGCGGGGGTCTTATTCTTGCCGAAACTCCAGAGGCTACGCTCCTTCTGAGTGCCTGTCACATGGGTATACACAAGACCGCAACAGCATCTCTCGTTGATGAGGGTCTAGGCGGCAGGTCGGACTGCCTGCTACGAGCAGTTGCTCTCCCTGAGTCTGCTCGCCTATCGAATTCGGTTCCTACAAAAACATTTAAATCCTTGAATACAGACCAGGAAGTGGGCGGGCACACGACAACATCTAAGCCCTACCCTTGACCCTGAACTCGTGGCTTTGCGTGCGCGTGGTATTTATCCAGGGTACTGGCgaacgcggacgcgcgaggagggagtTCTGTATAGCAGGGTCCCGCTTGCGGCCTCTCTGGGGCCGCCCGGCATGGGCACCCGTCCTCAGGGGCAAAACGCCACCCCCACATCACCCTACCTGTCTCAAGGAGGCGCTCGGAGAtcagagagaaggcggagctGAACGCAGACTGACGCGTACCAAGACAGGAACACAGGCAGAGACACATCGTTAAGGCGCCTCGCTTGGTTTGGTTTGACGCGATGTTACCCTTCACAGCATTTCCGACCGAACGGAATCCTATACAGTGATTGCGAGGTGAGAAGTGGAGAAacttctgcgcctcgcagcttTGATGGAGAAACACGGCTCCGCTTACCTGTGCAGAGCAACGCCACAACacccttcccccctcccccgatGTACACATGGAGTACAGAGCAGCCTTTTGTTCTCTCTGCCGCAAGCCTTAAATAGAGAGACTTCGCAGAAACACGATCGCCCAGCTCGAGAGGCAAGTGGCCTTCACAAGAGGTTGCGCGTGTATCCGCCTTCTCTGAGCTGCTGGCCTCCTACCTGATCGGAAacccggcggcggctcatGCTCTGGGGGCTGGTCGTTGCGTAGGAGGCACCAGGTGCGTCTggagcgccttccgcggcggtgGTCGgtccgtcgtcctcgtcgtcgtcggcgtgcATGCCCACGAGCTGCGACTGAACCAGACTGTAGTACAAGCCATGCTGaagcgcacacacacactaCGCAACACGCGAAGCCGGCATTACACGTTCCGTCGAATTCAAGAACCCAGCAGAAAATTTAGCAGTGGAGATACCAGGGATACAGAAGCTACTTGTGCTGCATATTACCTCGTCCTTCATGAGTTCTTCGTGCGTGCCTTGCTGGACAACGGAGGAaccttcgtcgccttctttgtGTCCGAGCACGATGATCAAATCCGCTCTCTGGATGGTGCTCAGGCGGTGTGCGATGATAatcgtcgtcgcgcctgtCGTGGCGATCAGCGAGTCCAAGGCAGCCTGAAACCCGGGGCGGAGCGCAGAGGAACTCAAAAGCCAACAGATGCTTTGGACAGCcccttcagcgccgccggcagcagacACGTGCCTCTTGCCAGCCGCGGCATGTCCGCAACTACGATCGGGCGCTCTCTGTTTTGAATGCACTCGGCGTGGCATtccgcggaggcctgcgcgcgcatgcaagctTCTGGGTGCTTCCCTTCCGTGTCCTGTCGACAGTGAAGGTGGCGTGGTATCTAAGAACAAAGTCTTCCCTCACAACGCTGAGGGTCGTCCCTCGAACTCTCCGGGCAAAGGAACGACGATCGACCCCACAGGCAATCGCCCCCGCGTTGAAGCCGGGATCGAATTCAACGGAgtgctcctgaaagtaacgtTGCACGCCCGCTCACCTGGACGATACGTTCGGAAGCGTTGTCGAGTGCAGATGTGGCTTCGTCGAAAATCAGAACGGAGGGCTCCCGGACCTGAGAAAACCACAGCACGCAGCAACGCACGGGGAGTGAGGCAGCTGACGCTAACCTTCCTTCTGTGGCTCACGCCCTGACGTCTCACGCTGCTCGCCTTGAAGGCTGTCCGCGCTACAGTTGCCGCGGCTCCCCGGTGTTTTATCCTCACCAGCGCACGGGCGATGGCGATGCGTTGCTTCTGTCCTCCTGACACCTGCGATCCCATTGCGCCGCAGTGGGTTTCGTATTTGTTCGCGAAGTCCGCGATGAAGCCagccgcgttcgccttcttgGCAGCAGCCTCAACTTGCGCATGTGTGACGGGTTTCTTTGAACCCAAAGAGATGTTCTCTTCAATCTGCTCAGCGACACAGCAACGGCAGCAATCGCGCCCTCCGGTGGCGTCATAGCTAGTTGTAGAGAGCTCGGTCGAGCGGGCTGACATGTCGGAAGCGGGTTTCCATCTGAAGCCCTCTCAAGTGAAAGAACAGCGCTCCGTCTCTGCCGAGCGTCAGTCACACAGATGTGGGCTGTGggcaggaagcgaagagagtACAGCTGGAACCCTTCAGAGCAGCAAGTAAGCGAAAGGGCGGGAAACCTAAGAGACAGTGCATGCAGACCGACTCCATAGGCAGCTCCGAACCCAGCGCCGGAGCCTGTGTGCGTAAATCTGTTCCAGCCACGCGCAAGAGGCACAAAAACCCAGCGCGGCACATGTGGCAGTCACACTTACTGTCGCAGAGAAAAGCTTCGGTTCTTGGTTCACCACGCCGAGCCCCGCTCGCAGCGTCTCCAAATGGATTTCTTTCAAGGGCCTGAGAAGAAACACACAGCCTTCGCCTTGGTCTGAATCGCGGAGCTCCCTGCGCGTCACGGCTGCTCGACAGCCTTTCTTTGCGGGGGTCAGTTCAGACTTTCACATCGGCACGACTTGGGGTCGCGTGTGTGCACGCCAGCGTACATCGCGCTCCTGCAAGGAGCCGCAATCCGTGCTGGCCTCGCAGAAGGGAAGGAATCCACTCAAGGCAACTTCAAacgagctgcgcggcttACGTGTCGCCGAATTTGACCGCTCCAGAGGTGGGCTCGTATTGCCGTTGGAGAAGCTGGACGATGGTCGACTTGCCGCAGCCTGGAGAccacacgcacgcagagaTACAGCTACGTGTACGAGAGAGCTCGGGTCCCGAAAACAAGGCCTTCGAGAAGGAAACCAGGAAAGTCCAACTCGCAGTATATTTCCCCGGAATAAGCTGATTTAGACGTAGGGACCTGTTGTAGCCTGGTAAAACTTTAGGTATCAAAATAGACAGCAGGGCGTACACACctgggcggcggccgtgGCGCCGGCACCAGGCGCATACCGCTGCTTCTGGCGCAGCACATCGACTAAATTCCGGCAAGCAAGAAGCCGTCGTTCGCCGTTTGACCCAGCGCGCAACCCGAAACTAACGACTCCGTTAGGCCGTCAAGCTCCCCCCCGCACGACAGAAAACGCACCGGAGCCTCCGACAAGAGCGACAGTTTTGCCTCCTGGAATGGTCAAACTGAGGTCTTTGAAGATCACTTTCTCAGGGCGCGTCGGATACGAAAACGAAACCTTCTCGTAGACAATGTCGCCGCTCAGCTTCACGTCCTTCTGCAGCACAATTGCAAAGAGGAAACAAATCGAAACGCGATCACAAGCAGCAGTGGGCGGCACTTCGGCTCCGAGACTATCCTCCCCCGACCACCGCAGAGTCTGGCTTCGCCGCAAAGCAGGCATGCACTCGAAGCCAATTAAAAAACAACTCACAAACCGGGTTGCATCTGTTTGGCTAGCCAGCGACGTGCACATGTCCGTGCACGTCCAGCGCTATGATAGAGGCACGGACTACCTCCTCCCCCgatttacatggaatagatttacagtatctccgagGGATTGTTGTGGGAAAACAGTTCGCTAGGCGTCGTCCGCGCAAACACTGAGACGGCAAACTCGTGCGTTTAACATGACGACTACGTTCCCTTGAAGTGAGGCAGGGGACGCTCTCCGAAGATTTGCAACGCCTACCGTTCCGGTGGTGTCAAACGGGTCAATCAGGGATTGGCGGGTGATCACTTCCAGCAGATCCCGCGCAGCTTCAGTAGCCTGCATAGTGCGGAAACAGATTCAGCAGACGCCCCAGGAGCTCTATCAAGTTCTTCTTCATTGACAGTCCGCTGTGCACCGGGTCAGTGCTCGTCACTATTGGCATGCGTTAAGTGGAGAGTGACATGTAGGCGGGAAGACTACAACGCATGTATACAGGTGAAAGTGGCTGCATCCACGCTGCGTACGTAAGTGAGCACATTGCTTGCGCTGGACGCGGTCTCACACGCGTAACCGACCCAAACATCTGCTGTTGCCTCTCGGTCAGACTCTCATGCGAGCCACCACCGCTTTCCGAACTGGGGCTTGTCTTCGCCATGTGCATGTACGCAAGAACAGACACTGGCTTCGAATTCTGCTGCGGTCAACCCAGCAAGCCGCTGCAATCGCGTGCGATGCAGTTTGTGAGCAAGGCCGCTGGTGGAACAGATCGTCGACTTACCCGCACATACTCCGCCAAGCCAGGAATGATCTGACCCAGACTGAAAGCGCCGACCATGATGCAAATCAGCACCGTaactgcgtcgcctccttgaAATGCCGGCTGCACCGGCACCtcgcctggcggcggaggattCGCTGGTATAACAACGGGGTGACAGGCAAACGCAGTCAAGAACAGAGGAGTCAACCATGAAAACACACGTAAACGGCTGTAACACAGCAAGGGGCTCTCGCACACGAAGCACCACGGCGCCACGAACGACAGCGGCGGATCCGTTAGCGGCAGATAAGCCGGTGCAGAAAGGCCACACTTTGGTACGTGGAAGATAACAAGACTCCAGAAATAAGAAAACGATAGAAATAAAGAAATGCCAAACGGCTAGAGGCAGTTGACAGACAGCCGAATGCGGCGCGCTAGTCCGGAATGGTCTTATTTTTCCAGCGCCTATGCAAGTGATAGCGTTTCCCACGTGGGCACCAGGCTCAGGCCACGGATGCAAACACCTGAGCTCGAATGGGGAGGGTGGGCGGGGGGGCATCCAAAGGGGAACAGCGGTCGAAAGAAGCCAAACAGTCCCAGTGAAACCGGGGCATGCGTGTGtcagaagaaaagaaaagcgCGCTAGCCCCGCTTCGGGACGAGAactgcgcaggcagcagggGACCGGTGTGGAGGCAAACATGACGGGTAAACTTACACGCCATCGCCGCCTGGACTTCGCGGATTCCGTCAGCAATCAGGCCACCAGCATACCAGTACCCGAGCGCGTACATGAAGAACACGCACGCCATCAGCGCACccacagctgcagcagaaaatGCAAGCGCGTACATGCGTTAATGTCCATTTTGCCTCCTTGTGAGCATGTCTGAACCCGTATTCATACACACTCTCCGGCGACGCCCCATGGGCGCGTGGACACACGTCTTTCCACCGAAACGATATTATAAAAAAGCCTGGAACTGATCGCACATGAAACGGGGATACGGAGCAACAGCCAGCGAGCCCTTCTCTGGTTAAACCGCATAATACTCAAAGAGATAGTCACAGACACGGCATGCTCGTGTGGCCGCCCCGGACAGCACGTTGATGCAGAGAACAGCGGCAGAGCATGGAACGACGTCAGTCCAAACGGCGTGATTCAGGGAAAAAAGGGAAACAGGAAACGAGGCTCAAGCGGGTGAGTCAGCGCTCAAATGGCAGGCACGCAAGTAGCCTCCCAGGACTGAAACCGCGGAGATGCAATATGCAGTATTTTAGAGTGCTTCAACGTAGAGGCCCGACTTTAGGCAAGTCCACCTCTTTCTCAAGCATGGCCGTGCGAACGAGTTTTCCACGGCAGCGTCTGCCAAGCCCTGAATTGGCAGCATGGTTGACTTTGCAGCATTACTTCCTGTCTAGGTGGACTCGGCACTCCTTTTCTTCTGAAGATACTTCAGGTTACGTTATAGGCAGACCTCTACAtaaggcgcaggcggaagTTCACGACCGTGTGAACcggaggctggcggcggtTTTGGATGCCAAGCTTACCAGAGCCTGTGAAGGCGCCTCCCTTGATAGCTGCCTGTTCTGCTCGCTTCAAGTTTGACACATAATCTGAGATCAttctttcctctccccctAGCGACGCCACGGTTCGGACGTTTCGAAGAGATTCCTCGGCTACACGTCCCGCTTCGCTGTACGCTTTTTCGGCTGAGGGCAGGCAGCAGAAGGGCGCCGGTGTTGTTGCAGCCAAGAGAAGAAACGTGAGCGCACGGTACATGCATAAGCTTCTAGAGTGTCGCCCACAAGGCAGGTCTTGTGCGCATTCAGGTAGATATGCACGTGCCTAGGATGCGGAACGCAGAAGCCATGGAAGTGGAGGGTGTGACGAGCTCGCCAGTGTGCGCGGCAAGCTGGCAGACATGGAGTCCGGAGCCACAGGAATTCAAAAGCAACGAAAACTGCACGGACGCAGGGGCGTGTTTCCAGGTGAGGGGAAAGCGGCTGGCGGAGCGCGATCCAGAAAACGCAAAAACCCACGAGAcatctgcgcgccgccgtcaacGCGCAGCAAGGCCGGGGGCACGCCCTGGCCACGCGAACAGAATTTGATTTCGAGGTGATGCCGCGACACCACCGTACACGAATCGCGTTACCTCGCAGAGCCCCCGGAGCACGGAGTCTAGGCGCAACCAGTGAGCCCCCGCCACTGATTGAAAATACTCCGTCAGGTGGAGTTTCACAGCACGAAGATGCGGAACGCAGGCTATATTGGCAACCTGGTGAGAAACTTGTGTGACTCCTCATTATTCTGGTTTCGAGTCAGCGAACCTCAGGATGTCTCACCGCGCTGCTGACTACTCCGGAGCGACCAGGCGAGGAACGCCCCGCATCCGGCAATGACGGGAAGCGCTGCACTGACAACCAAGGCCATCTTCCAGTGTCGGGTGTACGCCGTGATGAAAGATCCGACAAACGTTGCGAAAAACTGCAGTGACTGAAGCAGCCAGAAAGGGAGCACAACAGGTGACCAGCGCAGGAGTTCCGGACGGTTGTCGCTAACACGTGGGTATACTCTGGTCGCTCTTCCGGACGCAAGGGGCTGCCGATCCTCGCAGATTTGCTGGCAGGTCGGTCGCTGATGTATTCGGTGAAGCGTGCCTCTCCACGCGCCTCTATAACTTCAAAAGTCTTAAACAGCTCCCATCTCTCCATTCGATCTAAAAGCGTTTCCAAAGTTCGATGGAGCTGGCGATGTGACTTGCGCCTACCGTTGTGGACTTGACGCCAACGGCAAGGCGGATGGTAGACGTATTTGAGTCCAGGCGAGTCGAGAGAGAGCCTACGTCGTTTCTGTCAAACCACCCTTGCTCCTGGAGAGCAACACCCAGCACCGACACCGTTAGGAATACTCCAGAAGCCGCCGTGAATAGGGTCAAGCTCTATTCACAACAGTGCCCATGTGCTACTACCACAGTTCACGTGTTGCAGCTGCATCTACAGCCCACAGAACACAACGTAAAGCGACACACATCAGTAGACTAAAGCGCAAACACAGGCTCGCACTGAAGCTGTCGGCAGCAGTCCACAGAAACCGACAACGCAAGCAAAAGGGACCACCAGACCTACACGGAAGAGAAGAGGTTTGCGTATATGGACCGTCGAAGGGGTCGCGACAGCGGAGCTTCGCATCATAGGCGAACGTGTTTCCGGTGCTCAGGCGTCACGTCTGTAACTTACCTGCCGGATCAAGGTAGCAAAGTAGTGGCGTTTGAACTTCCCAACTTGGCGATCGGACAAATACTcaaacgcggcggcggccgcccaTCCACAAATCAGCTCCACGGCCtgcacgaagaagaggcgacagTGCCCGCGATCAGCCCACTTACTGTCTCGCAGACTAAGTCCCTTGcgcgggccgccgcgagaCCTCCCCCCTCCTGCTGCCTCTGTTTCAACGAGGCA
The Besnoitia besnoiti strain Bb-Ger1 chromosome VIII, whole genome shotgun sequence genome window above contains:
- a CDS encoding ATP-binding cassette transporter ABC.B1 (encoded by transcript BESB_085420), with product MMPAFISLLGDLLKELNTTVEMNYHAMVLAIIGAVELICGWAAAAAFEYLSDRQVGKFKRHYFATLIRQEQGWFDRNDVGSLSTRLDSNTSTIRLAVGVKSTTSLQFFATFVGSFITAYTRHWKMALVVSAALPVIAGCGAFLAWSLRSSQQRAEKAYSEAGRVAEESLRNVRTVASLGGEERMISDYVSNLKRAEQAAIKGGAFTGSAVGALMACVFFMYALGYWYAGGLIADGIREVQAAMASNPPPPGEVPVQPAFQGGDAVTVLICIMVGAFSLGQIIPGLAEYVRATEAARDLLEVITRQSLIDPFDTTGTKDVKLSGDIVYEKVSFSYPTRPEKVIFKDLSLTIPGGKTVALVGGSGCGKSTIVQLLQRQYEPTSGAVKFGDTPLKEIHLETLRAGLGVVNQEPKLFSATIEENISLGSKKPVTHAQVEAAAKKANAAGFIADFANKYETHCGAMGSQVSGGQKQRIAIARALVREPSVLIFDEATSALDNASERIVQAALDSLIATTGATTIIIAHRLSTIQRADLIIVLGHKEGDEGSSVVQQGTHEELMKDEHGLYYSLVQSQLVGMHADDDEDDGPTTAAEGAPDAPGASYATTSPQSMSRRRVSDQSAFSSAFSLISERLLETGTQKERSLWSFGKNKTPADGEEEPAPRIRMTRIFGLALKHWPFFLLTLVAACASGVVFPVYSVIFSRFIALFFKSDPDEIESEANKWSLAFVGLACSVLIVEWLKFLGIEYMGSKVTSELRAKAFTQTMHQDIAFFDNSKNNVGALMSILSSDVLVVKTGSCGNPMALAASLAAIVAGCIIAFTSNWKLALVILCCLFVLGPASMMQQTFMHTHNHPTQKGKKQPHDEEEDCPEQVLIEAVGGIRVVSAFGLEQHFIDRYEKCLRQEPATQAKNALLLGFFWGFSQGVQFGINALGMWYGGNLIKDGATATDVMQAIFALMFAGMTMGQTVLFSTDNARARMAAARVFRLIDTPSAIDSRDSGGRRFDYHSGNGGEVAFTNVNFRYSTRPTVPVYRNLSFTVKAGETVALVGPSGCGKSTAIQLIERFYDLRNTVEITKLDDGEVAGEAGGKMKRKRRNGGSITFDGTELKETNVSSLREQMGLVGQEPVLFNMSIEDNIRISKPEASEEDVIEAARQAHADKFIRTFPNGYKTLVGPGGSQLSGGQKQRIAIARALVRKPRLLLLDEATSALDAEAERQVQQTLDELVEKGHSHGTIIVAHRLSTVKNATKIVVLSNEDGRGSRVVEVGSHEELMKIRNGAYRQLVNMRVDAARGGWMLLEHAVTLSAQAPESVRCDSDAARGPVTTPTVAVQPRVSCG